In the Oryzias latipes chromosome 23, ASM223467v1 genome, one interval contains:
- the golgb1 gene encoding golgin subfamily B member 1 isoform X1 translates to MLSRLANVLQELSGEEDPDGEQQDVLAPLPPPAEGQAPMESEVPEDAMERLAHLEQLVVQLKGLVRDKDAQLVLKDAELSSKDAQLKNEKEEAEARFTKLKLQAKAKMASLTKQITELKGQAAQSPDSSFTEAGAALEEELQNLRKRLSEEEAQSRQLKEQLHAAEQLLQEKESNHAQQLQVLQTVVCEKDVRFQEQIQKHEEELLRLTNQTQNQMQQTLQATQQRCHELEEALNSRSQELEMLQHEVSSADQQKQILTAQFRQMEQELAEAVRQRAEDRQQWAEQASKADADLAELRARLEGHESELKSLREAGHEALEKEKMEVSRLEADLTLSKEAELAAIQAHREASERHEAEKARLEGQLASLQESAAVGGRQDALEKEKSDVEQLEKELVVLREEREAMQSKSEILDEIWRHLRCLALDSEAEETPTPADPSVLLDAVRSVETQLTRLRDECSDKTKQCAQVIQTMETIKAQLDEKTSEQEEASARIQELEQQVVTVTKEKDAPEPSENSSETEKEHTLALERQLLEKDLELAALRESLTEALKHSSGQAASEENCTRSCDQDPAAETAEDSAAIPGLMEDAQEEETTLVAENTSVVFLSAANESSPELIGPQSESPGESKGTSSDEMVASSDSEVAHSSWTLLEALNQDGGQEWPSGIQDFGQSWVATTDEHEASTVQTQSTSVLINETVQVHEAQQSSSSTEASEPSGLFAQALAEELQKRYGELLLELEKLREAAAKSQQKILILEEETQSLYAAKEEAQTQASNFAKELEAFREQAEKHTQERNSAEEKHSTEMQRLEEQTNILRSESETRDEKIQVLQADLEATHQALAEQQGQTRMLSAQLEDRELLSSELERRLQEMENRGMEFSQTAESVLRKDLEIQELQHLLNEKEKEVTELRDSISAKLLQAEEEKIQVHVEVGKLMERIVELEKVREENACENDELLGLRKQKEELETQLTNMKKKLQAALVQRKELMKKVADLENEAKTLKEKDEMVTGGTPVSIPQAQEAKGHEVQEMEAKVTELTEALRLKEEAVEVLEQKIVQQDQVLAEMLAQNGKLSQEVQNLQKIDSSSDSTALQSQVASLEAECESLQKKVQDAQESRKETIRKAKEKDRHHREQLKQQKEEYSELAQRFEAQSGEQDVLLTKLKELEERVGSEGEGAKEVDKSSEKPALNDWAQEDWVDFSTSETDSSKQRASDPDRQPLEPSGSSGVEERVEALKEEIQAVRTSNTELEMKLQETQTSLSMKETEILELSRDLQMLREKERQIDELSEEINDLREKYHQAESYAETLKAEMEAAAETSAESSITSLQADVENLKQFLDNKNQEIIDLSQQLAEQNSLIHSMQDVVSQKDQLITSLQEELKAELEKSQMLEAELPQKQEDSELKLQQLQRKFQAALISRKEALKENKTLKEQLASSEKTVEELKQKIRSAEEELEKVRAERDRLIDEVDRALLENQSLGSSCESLKLLMEGFISEKDACKKEADLAKEEAARICREWEEKVHGMKEDYETLLKSYENVSDEAERVRKVLESARQERQELSAKVRTHEAARQEAERQAEEAQKEVDTVKDKMRKFAKTKQQKILELEEENERLREMQEKPETRQKDKDELLKEEVEALKAQLEAAVVDRDSLEQQVGDLRKQLREMEETHENALTSAAADKGAVSAQQSDALMTAEPAQSRYEDGPQGETEENQTSAAETQSRPEEETAEAADKSLLESKIKEIEAAFDAEKKLWEEREAELKAELLSIERELEESKDRENLVASSEQSFEEREKSLTEEASRREAHFKELISGIEAEKDNLEERLMNQLAQLNGSIADYQQEAAKNCQRLSQLQQEVERLEGERAELEAEAQTERDRASRLEEDVRQAQRQRAEAEAESGKQRELEQQLRSAQRVKEGSQSRTRQLEELLREKQLEVRQLQKDSIQYQERISELFREVKALKLGHDELLSKLGESQTEFSKSAEDLARTEAELVNCKSQLAEAQKQASESLAAKISAEQSIQQREAILKAEAEQTLDSVRFRLGAELKEMELRLEEAFTEKEREEEATLQARAMAEEAEKRAQEMQARLGESLARLAAFSRSMSSLQDDRDRVLDEAKQWETRFNSALQTKEAEVRKAETRAKELSDQLQKEVVLKQELEATVSRLEKSETEWQQRLDEQNRKVKELQAALEDEKRNLEDTEAELQAAQSEVHVLKNDLESLHQRSLALEEAVSQLQGTVDLGRTELQEREVEERRLCLNVEQLETDLRSSKALTESLQAELHQMEERVVEMLGEREQAVAQAAEEARKEADSRAHQAEEELQQRRGEVRDLEERVRIAEEESSSRKAKLDSFVKAMSSLQDDRDRVLSTYKQLEEKHLQVMMEKDGLIQEAASENNSLKEELRSLLAQRDDLYAEKAKLSAQLHGYRDELNQVLSMKDSQHKQLLAAQKERIASLEKERKELEDQLQSLSRAKEAEEEAVQKVEAETLSQAVSQVMDAPGAEVEKLREQLQAATAQVQSLEEQLLSEREQYESRGKELAELRWEEGVMRTESESAQERVAELARDLLAVERRLLEETETTKQLRAEKQAFTKAMASLQDSRDQAVNKVQELSLKLEDMSKASGQPASSSSPGGTAGEVWGLKNALQALQNDRERLLEQLEAQEGELKKQKAELSRLGAGELIKVGQELFEEKKKNQQMLEVLAQLENVMDTNKQEVETLRLERDDLLAQAEQLKQQTVTTLSERDQQLRQLTAMLEDAQAQRPKLQQESYQRQGTEEVDSAPGAPQQRSSLQDGYMAEVKELQRRLEEETQQRIVVEEQLMVTQDQLKRHSQAAWHSAQEGDLSETAVFIEPPEGAVTRIRRGGPGLKRMFRATFCSRHRTPLLLGIYLLTVHVVLLLCLGGYL, encoded by the exons ATGCTCAGCCGTCTGGCTAATGTCCTCCAGGAGCTCTCTGGGGAGGAGGACCCAGATGGAGAACAGCAG GACGTGCTAGCGCCTCTTCCCCCTCCGGCTGAGGGCCAGGCTCCGATGGAGTCTGAGGTACCAGAGGACGCCATGGAGAGGCTGGCCCACCTGGAGCAACTGGTGGTCCAGCTGAAGGGGCTCGTCCGAGACAAAGACGCACAGCTCGTGCTGAAGGACGCGGAGCTGAGCAGCAAAGATGCTCAACTCAAG AACGAGAAAGAAGAAGCCGAGGCCCGTTTCACTAAACTCAAACTCCAGGCCAAGGCGAAGATGGCCTCACTTACCAAACAGATAACTGAGCTGAAAGGACAAGCAGCT CAGAGCCCAGACAGTTCATTCACAGAAGCTGGTGCTGCACTCGAGGAGGAGCTTCAAAACCTGAGGAAGAGGCTGAGTGAGGAGGAGGCTCAGAGCAGGCAGCTGAAGGAGCAACTCCATGCTGCTGAGCAGCTGCTCCAGGAGAAGGAGTCGAACCATGCTCAGCAG CTGCAGGTCCTGCAGACTGTGGTGTGTGAGAAAGACGTTCGTTTCCAAGAGCAGATTCAGAAACACGAAGAGGAGCTGCTGAGGCTCACAAACCAGACGCAGAACCAGATGCAGCAG ACTCTGCAGGCGACTCAGCAAAGGTGCCACGAGCTGGAGGAGGCTTTAAACTCTCGGTCTCAGGAGCTGGAAATGCTGCAGCATGAAGTGAGCAGCGCTGATCAGCAGAAACAG ATCTTGACGGCTCAGTTCCGGCAGATGGAGCAGGAGCTCGCTGAGGCCGTCAGGCAGAGAGCGGAGGACCGGCAGCAGTGGGCTGAGCAGGCCAGCAAAGCAGATGCAGACCTGGCAGAGCTGAGAGCCAGACTGGAGGGCCATGAGAGTGAGCTGAAGTCTCTGAGAGAAGCTGGTCATGAGGCTCTGGAGAAGGAAAAGATGGAGGTTTCTAGACTGGAAGCAGATCTGACTCTGTCGAAGGAGGCTGAGCTGGCAGCCATCCAGGCTCACAGAGAAGCTTCGGAGAGACACGAGGCGGAAAAAGCTCGATTGGAAGGCCAGCTCGCCTCACTGCAAGAGTCTGCGGCGGTCGGCGGGCGGCAGGACGCTTTAGAGAAGGAGAAGTCCGACGTTGAACAGCTTGAGAAGGAGCTGGTTGTCCTCAGGGAGGAGCGGGAGGCCATGCAAAGTAAGAGTGAGATCCTTGATGAGATTTGGAGACATCTGCGCTGTCTTGCTCTGGACAGCGAGGCAGAAGAAACCCCGACCCCCGCTGACCCGTCTGTGCTGCTGGACGCCGTCCGGTCCGTGGAGACGCAGCTGACGAGGCTCAGAGATGAATGCAGTGATAAAACCAAACAGTGTGCTCAGGTGATCCAAACCATGGAAACCATTAAAG CACAACTGGACGAAAAAACCTCTGAGCAGGAGGAGGCGTCTGCCAGGATACAGGAGCTGGAGCAACAGGTTGTAACT GTAACCAAAGAAAAAGATGCTCCTGAACCATCAGAGAAttcatctgaaactgaaaaag AACACACACTGGCATTAGAGCGGCAGCTTTTAGAGAAGGACCTTGAACTGGCGGCCTTACGAGAATCCCTAACGGAGGCTTTGAAGCACAGCTCCGGTCAGGCTGCATCCGAGGAAAACTGCACTCGGAGCTGCGATCAGGATCCAGCTGCTGAAACGGCTGAGGACTCTGCTGCCATTCCCGGTTTAATGGAAGACGCTCAAGAAGAGGAGACCACACTGGTTGCCGAAAACACCTCTGTCGTTTTCCTTTCTGCTGCTAACGAGAGCAGCCCAGAGCTGATCGGACCCCAGTCCGAGTCCCCAGGAGAATCTAAAGGCACATCATCGGACGAGATGGTTGCCAGTAGTGATTCAGAAGTTGCCCACAGCAGCTGGACTCTCCTGGAGGCTCTGAATCAAGACGGAGGTCAGGAGTGGCCCTCTGGGATTCAGGACTTTGGCCAGTCGTGGGTGGCAACAACTGATGAGCATGAGGCCTCCACAGTCCAAACTCAGTCCACCTCCGTCCTTATCAATGAGACTGTTCAGGTTCATGAAGCTCAGCAGAGTTCCTCCTCCACTGAGGCCTCAGAGCCCTCAGGCCTCTTTGCTCAGGCCTTAgctgaggagctgcagaagaGGTATGGTGAACTTCTGCTTGAGCTggagaagctcagagaagctGCAGCCAAATCCCAGCAGAAAATCCTGATTCTCGAGGAGGAGACGCAGTCTCTTTATGCTGCCAAGGAAGAAGCTCAGACTCAAGCCAGTAACTTTGCAAAGGAGCTGGAGGCGTTCAGGGAGCAGGCGGAAAAGCACACTCAGGAAAGAAACTCTGCAGAGGAGAAACACAGTACAGAAATGCAGCGtttagaagaacagacaaataTTTTAAGGAGCGAAAGTGAAACCAGGGATGAGAAGATTCAAGTTTTACAGGCAGATCTGGAGGCGACCCATCAAGCTCTGGCTGAGCAGCAGGGTCAGACCAGGATGCTCAGCGCTCAACTGGAGGACAGGGAGCTTCTCTCATCTGAGCTAGAGAGGAGGCTTCAGGAGATGGAAAACAGAGGGATGGAATTTTCCCAAACTGCTGAGTCTGTGCTGAGGAAAGACTTGGAGATCCAGGAGTTACAGCATCTCCTCAATGAGAAGGAGAAGGAAGTGACAGAGCTTAGAGACAGCATATCTGCCAAACTCCTTCAAGCTGAAGAAGAGAAGATCCAGGTCCATGTGGAAGTCGgtaaactgatggagaggaTTGTGGAACTTGAGAAGGTCAGAGAAGAGAACGCTTGTGAAAATGATGAGCTGCTTGGTTTAAGAAAGCAGAAAGAGGAGCTGGAAACCCAGCTGACTAACATGAAGAAGAAGTTGCAGGCGGCGCTTGTGCAACGCAAAGAGCTCATGAAGAAGGTTGCTGATTTGGAAAACGAGGCCAAAACATTGAAAGAAAAGGATGAAATGGTTACTGGAGGAACTCCTGTGAGTATCCCTCAAGCGCAGGAAGCTAAAGGACATGAGGTCCAGGAAATGGAGGCCAAAGTTACAGAACTCACCGAGGCTCTAAGGCTAAAAGAGGAAGCGGTTGAGGTTCTGGAGCAGAAAATCGTCCAGCAGGATCAAGTTTTGGCCGAGATGCTTGCTCAAAACGGGAAGCTAAGTCAAGAAGTTCAAAACCTCCAGAAGATCGACTCCTCTTCTGACTCCACCGCCTTGCAATCTCAAGTGGCCTCTCTTGAAGCAGAGTGTGAAAGTCTTCAGAAGAAGGTTCAGGACGCTCAAGAGTCTCGCAAAGAAACGATACGTAAAGCCAAAGAGAAAGACAGACACCACCGCGAACAGCTGAAGCAGCAGAAGGAGGAGTACAGCGAGCTCGCGCAGCGCTTTGAGGCGCAGAGCGGCGAGCAAGACGTTCTCCTCACCAAGCTGAAAGAACTAGAAGAAAGAGTGGGCTCTGAGGGAGAAGGAGCCAAGGAAGTGGACAAAAGCTCGGAGAAACCTGCCTTGAACGATTGGGCTCAGGAGGACTGGGTGGACTTTTCAACATCTGAGACAGACTCTTCAAAACAACGAGCAAGCGATCCAGACCGGCAACCTTTAGAGCCATCTGGCTCTTCAGGAGTGGAAGAGCGCGTGGAAGCTCTCAAAGAGGAGATCCAGGCCGTGCGAACGTCAAACACTGAGCTGGAGATGAAGCTGCAGGAAACGCAAACCAGTTTGTCGATGAAGGAGACGGAAATACTGGAACTTAGCCGAGATCTGCAGATGCTGAGGGAGAAAGAAAGACAGATCGACGAACTCTCTGAAGAAATCAACGATCTCAGAGAAAAGTATCATCAGGCCGAGTCTTATGCAGAAACCCTCAAAGCGGAGATGGAGGCTGCAGCTGAAACCTCTGCAGAATCCTCCATCACATCTCTTCAGGCGGATGTGGAAAACTTGAAGCAGTTTCTGGACAACAAAAACCAAGAGATAATAGATCTAAGCCAGCAGCTCGCCGAGCAGAACTCGCTCATCCACTCCATGCAGGACGTGGTGTCTCAAAAGGATCAGCTCATCACCTCCTtgcaggaggagctgaaggCCGAGCTGGAAAAGTCCCAAATGTTGGAGGCTGAGCTGCCGCAGAAACAAGAGGACAGCGAGTTgaaacttcagcagcttcagcgAAAGTTTCAGGCGGCTCTGATCTCTCGGAAAGAAGccctcaaagaaaacaaaaccctCAAGGAGCAGCTGGCTTCATCTGAGAAGACCGTGGAGGAGCTGAAGCAGAAAATCCGCTCAGCCGAAGAGGAACTGGAGAAGGTACGAGCTGAAAGAGATCGACTGATCGACGAGGTGGACCGGGCTTTACTGGAGAACCAAAGTCTGGGATCTTCGTGTGAGAGCCTGAAGCTGCTCATGGAAGGTTTCATCAGCGAGAAAGATGCGTGTAAGAAAGAAGCAGATCTGGCGAAGGAAGAGGCTGCGAGGATATGCAGAGAGTGGGAGGAGAAGGTTCATGGCATGAAGGAGGACTACGAGACTCTGCTCAAGTCTTACGAAAATGTGAGCGACGAAGCAGAACGGGTGAGAAAAGTCCTGGAGTCGGCCAGGCAAGAGAGACAGGAGCTGTCTGCTAAGGTCAGAACGCATGAAGCTGCGAGGCAGGAAGCCGAAAGGCAGGCGGAGGAAGCGCAGAAGGAGGTGGACACGGtgaaagacaaaatgagaaagtttgcaaaaacaaagcagcagaaaatcCTGGAATTGGAGGAAGAGAATGAGAGACTCAGAGAGATGCAGGAAAAGCCCGAAACAAGGCAAAAAGACAAAGATGAACTTCTGAAAGAGGAGGTGGAGGCTTTGAAAGCTCAGTTGGAGGCTGCTGTGGTAGACAGAGACTCTTTAGAGCAACAGGTTGGAGACCTGAGAAAACAACTAAGGGAAATGGAGGAAACGCACGAGAACGCTCTCACATCTGCAGCAGCTGATAAGGGAGCTGTCAGTGCACAGCAGTCTGATGCACTGATGACAGCCGAGCCTGCTCAGAGTCGATATGAAGACGGACCTCAAGGAGAAACTGAAGAAAACCAAAcctctgcagcagaaacacaatCCCGACCTGAAGAGGAAACTGCAGAAGCTGCTGATAAAAGTTTAttagaaagtaaaataaaagagatCGAGGCAGCCTTCGACGCAGAAAAGAAACTGTGGGAGGAACGGGAGGCGGAGCTTAAAGCGGAACTGTTGTCTATTGAACGGGAGCTTGAGGAGAGCAAAGATAGGGAGAACCTCGTTGCCTCCTCAGAGCAGAGCTTTGAGGAGCGAGAAAAGAGTCTAACTGAAGAGGCTTCCAGGAGAGAAGCCCATTTTaaagaactcatcagtgggattgaAGCCGAAAAGGACAACCTGGAGGAGCGTCTCATGAACCAGCTGGCTCAGCTGAACGGGAGCATCGCCGACTACCAACAAGAAGCAGCCAAAAACTGCCAGCGCCTCagccagctgcagcaggaggtggAGAGGCTGGAGGGGGAGAGAGCTGAGCTGGAAGCCGAGGCGCAGACTGAGAGAGACCGAGCCAGCAGACTGGAGGAGGACGTGAGGCAGGCCCAGCGGCAGAGAGCTGAAGCCGAGGCCGAGTCCGGTAAGCAGAGAgagctggagcagcagctgcgCTCCGCTCAAAGGGTCAAGGAAGGCAGTCAGAGCCGAACCCGGCAGCTGGAGGAGCTGCTGAGGGAGAAGCAGCTGGAGGTCCGGCAGCTGCAGAAGGACAGCATCCAGTACCAGGAGAGGATCAGCGAGCTCTTCAGAGAGGTTAAAGCGCTCAAGCTCGGCCACGATGAACTCCTCAGCAAACTAGGGGAATCCCAGACGGAGTTTTCTAAATCTGCAGAGGACCTGGCAAGAACTGAAGCTGAGCTGGTGAACTGTAAATCCCAACTAGCTGAAGCTCAGAAACAAGCAAGCGAATCTTTAGCTGCTAAAATATCTGCCGAGCAGAGCATCCAGCAGAGAGAGGCCATCCTGAAAGCAGAGGCAGAACAAACCCTGGACTCTGTGAGGTTCCGATTGGGAGCGGAACTGAAGGAGATGGAGCTGAGACTGGAGGAGGCCTTCACAGAGaaggagagggaggaagaggctACCCTGCAAGCCCGAGCGATGGCTGAGGAGGCGGAGAAGCGGGCCCAGGAGATGCAAGCTCGCCTGGGAGAATCTCTAGCCAGGTTGGCTGCCTTTTCCCGCAGCATGTCCTCCCTGCAGGATGACAGAGACAGAGTCCTGGACGAGGCAAAGCAGTGGGAGACTCGGTTTAACTCTGCTCTGCAGACTAAAGAGGCTGAAGTTCGTAAAGCTGAAACACGAGCGAAGGAGCTTTCAGATCAGCTTCAGAAAGAGGTCGTTCTAAAACAAGAGCTCGAGGCAACAGTGAGCAG ATTGGAGAAATCAGAGACAGAGTGGCAGCAGAGACTGGATGAACAGAACAGAAAAGTTAAAGAGCTCCAAGCTGCACTAGAGGATGAAAAGAGGAATCTTGAAGACACTGAGGCAGAGCTTCAAGCTGCACAAAGTGAGGTGCACGTCCTGAAGAATGACTTGGAGAGTCTGCATCAGAGAAGTCTGGCTCTGGAAGAAGCTGTAAGTCAACTTCAGGGCACAGTGGATCTAGGCAGGACCGAGCTGCAGGAGAGGGAGGTAGAAGAGCGACGGCTCTGTCTGAATGTGGAGCAGCTAGAGACGGACCTGCGGTCGTCCAAGGCCCTGACGGAGAGCCTGCAGGCCGAGCTGCACCAGATGGAGGAGAGAGTTGTAGAAATGCTGGGAGAAAGGGAGCAAGCAGTCGCACAG GCGGCGGAGGAAGCTAGAAAAGAGGCTGACAGCAGGGCGCACCAAGCTGAGGAAGAGCTGCAGCAAAGACGAGGAGAAGTTCGAGATCTGGAGGAACGAGTTCGAATagcagaagaagaaagcagcagcagaaaagccAAACTGGACTCGTTTGTGAAGGCCATGAGCTCATTGCAGGATGACAGAGATCGAGTCCTCAGCACGTATaagcagctggaggagaagcACCTGCAG GTGATGATGGAGAAGGATGGTTTGATCCAGGAGGCTGCAAGTGAGAACAACAGCCTCAAGGAGGAGCTGCGCTCTCTGCTGGCCCAGAGAGATGACCTGTATGCCGAGAAGGCCAAGCTGTCTGCTCAGCTTCACGGTTACCGGGATGAGCTCAACCAAGTTCTAAGTATGAAGGACTCGCAACACAAACAGCTTCTGGCAGCCCAGAAGGAGCGCATCGCATCTTTGGAGAAGGAGCGCAAGGAGCTGGAAGATCAGCTGCAGAGCCTCAGCAGAGCCaaagaggcagaggaggaagcgGTACAGAAAGTGGAGGCTGAGACTCTCAGTCAGGCAGTCTCTCAGGTCATGGATGCTCctggagcagaggtggagaagcTGAGGGAGCAGCTGCAGGCGGCAACAGCGCAGGTCCAGTCTCTGGAAGAGCAGCTGCTCAGCGAGAGAGAACAGTACGAGAGCCGGGGCAAAGAGCTGGCTGAGCTCCGCTGGGAGGAGGGGGTGATGCGCACCGAGTCGGAGAGCGCTCAGGAGAGGGTAGCGGAGCTGGCTCGTGACCTGCTGGCTGTGGAGCGGCGGCTGCTGGAGGAGACGGAGACCACAAAGCAGCTGAGAGCGGAGAAGCAGGCGTTCACCAAAGCCATGGCGTCTCTTCAGGACAGCAGGGACCAAGCGGTGAACAAGGTCCAGGAACTCAGCCTGAAACTGGAGGACATGAGCAAGGCCAGTGGGCAGccggccagcagcagcagccctgGAGGGACCGCTGGGGAGGTGTGGGGGCTGAAGAACGCTCTGCAAGCCCTGCAGAACGACAGAGAGAGACTG CTGGAGCAACTTGAAGCACAAGAAGGTGAGCTGAAGAAGCAGAAGGCTGAGCTGTCTCGACTGGGAGCAGGAGAGCTGATAAAAGTGGGTCAAGAGCTTtttgaggagaagaagaagaaccagCAGATGCTGGAAGTCCTAGCACAGCTGGAGAACGTGATGGACAcgaacaaacaggaagtggagacaCTCAG GCTGGAGCGCGACGACCTGCTGGCTcaagcagagcagctgaagcagCAGACGGTCACCACTCTGTCAGAGAGAGACCAGCAGCTGCGCCAGCTCACTGCCATGCTGGAAGACGCTCAGGCCCAAAGGCCGAAGCTCCAGCAGGAATCGTACCAGAGACAG GGCACGGAGGAAGTGGACAGCGCTCCCGGCGCCCCCCAGCAGCGCAGCAGCCTGCAGGACGGCTACATGGCTGAGGTCAAAGAGCTACAGCGACG CCTAGAGGAAGAGACTCAGCAGAGGATTGTGGTTGAGGAGCAGCTGATGGTAACCCAGGATCAACTAAAGCG tcacagtcaggCGGCGTGGCATTCTGCTCAGGAGGGGGATCTCTCAGAGACGGCCGTTTTCATCGAGCCTCCGGAAGGAGCCGTCACTCGG ATCCGGCGAGGAGGTCCTGGTTTAAAGCGGATGTTCCGGGCGACATTCTGCTCGCGCCACCGTACTCCACTGCTGCTCGGCATCTATCTGCTCACCGTGCACGTGGTGCTGCTCCTGTGTCTGGGTGGATACCTCTAA